One Argentina anserina chromosome 6, drPotAnse1.1, whole genome shotgun sequence genomic window, CTGATACTTTCATTCAAAGTGAGGTATTCAACAGCAAATAACTTTTGCAAAATCGCCCACCATGAACAGTGGAAGAATCCAATTCTATAAATCAGTCTCGATGCAATATAAGGGAACAACAAAAATGCCCTCAGAGTTTGAATCCAAAGAGAAGAAAGCAAAAATGATGTTATAGTTCATGTACAAGCCATACTATCGCTTCCTATTTACTAGGAGGCAGTAAAGCGGTTACAAACACTCGGACCAACTATGTAACTAGCGAACTTTAAAATTTCTAGTACCTCTGCTgcactcaatgactcaatcgTACAAACCTTCTTGCTCCCAGTTGTCCACTAGAAAATCTACCATTTCCTGTTAGCGCGAACACCACACATCAATTAGAGAAAATGTTTGTAAGGAACTACCGAACTACTGCATTCTCACAGGGGCAGAGACTTACAGAGAGAGGGATAGGCTGAGTGAAAGGCTTGTTACTCCCCAGTAAACTTTCATAGGTTGCATTCCAACTGCAAAGGCAGAACGAATTAACAATGCTGCAACAAAGATTTCCAACAAAATATGGACAGGTATTCATAAATTATACAATGGCGACATTTTCTAGTGTGTACTGTGTAAAGGAATATTTGCTGTTCTTCGATCACCAATAAGAAAAGCAGGAATGAAAACAGAGACAGGTAGCCGTACCTAACTTTCTATAATTTCATAACTATAGGTGGACATCATGTACCCACATGATCTATTATACACCATACAACTTTTAGGTTTCTTTTTAGCAGAAGTAAACCAAACTGCTCCACTGAAGTTCAGGAGATCAAAGACCCTAGATGCAATTTACCTTAATCTGGATTCCCGAATTTGCTGTGCCTGCTTCTCAAGCTTTTTGCTACCTACCCAACGCTGCCTAGTCTGGTTCCAGAGAAGAAGACCTGCAGTTGGTAACTCATATCACATAACTTTAAGAAACATCAACACAAACACACAGACAAGGATTGAGGataccaaaaaacaaaacataatgGTACAAAACCAATTATTCACAAGTTGGCAAACCACTTTTGAAACCATGGAAAGCATAATCTTTTAAACCATACAACAACATTGCAGTAAGGATATCTAGTAAGTACAAGcaagaagaaaacaacaacaatggaATGGGCTATTAGACTCCACCTAATTGTAATTAGTACTATAGTTATTGGTCTAATTACTATTGAGTATGGAAACAGGCAATCAAACTTCCAACGAAAGTCAGTCCGTTGGATGGCCATTGGGAGTTTGGATAAGACCAATCTGATAATAAGTCATTAAACACTTTTCTAACGCACACACCATACTAAGAACTTGCATTGGATGACATGCATAACTTACAAAGTACTGAAACTTTTACGAGCGACAAAAAACTTACCATGATTTACAAATTCGGAAGGGGCACTACTGCTGGCAGAACCACCATGCGGATCAAGGGTCTGGTTTGTGCTGATTGATGATATGCTTCCTTGAGACAGAACTGCACTATTGTCCATATCCCACGTGCTGGTGGTCCAGAAACCCTCTGATATACTAGGTTTCCTTTCAGTCAGATTTGTATTTGACCTTTCTTTCAGTGGTGCATTCCCTGAAGTTTCTTGTTTGGTTTTAGAATGGCACGCTAGACAAGCACTGCTCTGTTACAAATCACACCATTCTGTTAGAAATCATGTATAACCATTCCATTCAACAATACCAACAatcacaaagagaaaacaTAGTCCTACACAAGACATTAAACTTCAAATTATACATTAAAGTCCATTTGTTTATTAAATAATGTATAATCTTCAGCGGATCCCTCTAACAAAGATCAGCCACAGACCCCCTTCTTACTCAACAAATATTCCAAACATTTGTTGTTTGGGGATGCCAGACACATTTAACCACTAATCATTAGGCGTTGCAAAATATTTTCCATTCAAATCGTccttctcatcattttttccaTTAACCAACATATACAAAAACTAAAACCATATTGAGAAAAGGTCTATAGCCTTGTTGAAACATATACTATCATACAATTCCTCAGAACTTAAATGCAAACATCCCATTTCAAAATAATAAATGCACCAAAACGATCATTTCAGCTACAAATTGTATCTTTTTGAACCCTTAAACGATAAGAAATGGAGACAAACCCACATTAAAACAAACCCCGAAAACCCGATGAATCCAGTAATCAAATGAAAACCCGGAAAAGGAA contains:
- the LOC126798845 gene encoding uncharacterized protein LOC126798845 isoform X2; translation: MGACLACHSKTKQETSGNAPLKERSNTNLTERKPSISEGFWTTSTWDMDNSAVLSQGSISSISTNQTLDPHGGSASSSAPSEFVNHGLLLWNQTRQRWVGSKKLEKQAQQIRESRLSWNATYESLLGSNKPFTQPIPLSEMVDFLVDNWEQEGLYD
- the LOC126798845 gene encoding uncharacterized protein LOC126798845 isoform X1, whose protein sequence is MHGSSACLACHSKTKQETSGNAPLKERSNTNLTERKPSISEGFWTTSTWDMDNSAVLSQGSISSISTNQTLDPHGGSASSSAPSEFVNHGLLLWNQTRQRWVGSKKLEKQAQQIRESRLSWNATYESLLGSNKPFTQPIPLSEMVDFLVDNWEQEGLYD